GAAAGCataagaaagaaatgagagatgaTTTTGTGTCAGTAGAGCATCTTGTATTGGCATTCCATTCTGACAAGAGGTTTGGGAAGCAATTATTTATCAATCTCCAACTCAGTGAGAAGGATTTGAAGGATGCTGTTACTGCTGTTCGCGGAAGTCAGAGAGTAACTGATCAGAGTATTAATTAATATCttgtctcttctttttttttcactatCTCCTGACAAAAATAATATGGTGATTGCATGGTAAACTAACAAgttatgaattaaaaaaaatcttggaaGCCGTAGAGAATAGtcttaaaactaaatttattacTATATCATGTAAGAACATGAAGTTTAGGACAATGGCTATAGCTAATAACTAGAGGAAAGAATTGCGATGATTTGACGAAATAAACAGGGTGTTGTGAGCTGTAAGACTGAGGCAGTGAGGCTTTTACGATGTGAAAGGTGCCACCTTAAGTTGACATTTACTAACATTGCAATCCCATATTCTTGAAATACTTTTGTTATTACCTGTTGTCTTTGTCTCACTCCTTTTCATTGTTTTATGTAGATCCTGAAGGGAAATATCAGGCATTGGAGAAATATGGGAACGACTTGACTGAACTTGCTCGGCGAGGCAAACTTGATCCTGTTATAGGTCGAGATGATGAAATTCGGCGCTGTATCCAGATATTATGTAGGAGAACAAAAAACAATCCTGTTATTATTGGTGAACCTGGCGTGGGGAAGACTGCAATTGCTGAAGGGTATGCTTTGGGAACCATTTTGTGTGTTTCACTTATGGTGACTCTACATGATCATGGTTCTTGTGCGAGTGCATGAAAATCGTGCCTTCCATGATGATCTAAATTTAAGtataattttacttatgaaagaattgaattaattttttcagtTGGTCCAAACTTTCTTATGTATGATTAATGCAAGAAAAACTCATTTGTGAACTTTTATTTCTGGCTTCACAGGAAATACATGTCAAGTCCACTGTTACCTTCTTTTTGGTGATTTTGTGTTCTTGCTGCAAGCACAAACTTCAGAAATGACTCTCAAGTTAATGACATATTCATCTACTAACTAGTTTTGTGTATGACCAGCTTTTTTTATCAGAATCAAATATTTAGGGTATGGGAATTTGACTTTCAAAGTCTATATGGTGAGACCAAATATGTAGGTTATGATAATTTGACTTTTGAAGTCTCTGTGGGGAGAATTTTAGTCCAATCCTAGCAGGAAAAGGTGGGAAATGTGAAGCGTTGTATACACGAAACCAATACATAAATATCTGTTTTTCCAAGGATTGAGTACTTGAAAAGCAATATGTTTGATGCAAAATAGCTTATATCATGCCTTACTGACAAAAAATTTTGGCTTTGGTTTTATCTGGCTTTTTACTAGATAAATAAGATACGTGAATGTCATTCTTTAATTATAAAGAGGAATCCAGATTTCCTATAATGAATCAAACACCAGTTGGGCTGCACCTTTGAATTGTCGTTTTGAGTTCACATATTCACTATTTTCTCCTCATGAACATGtggttttgaaatattttttcttgacAACTGGGTTATGGAAACATGTTATGAATGTCCTGCATATCTCTTTGTTCTGGTTTTGCAGTAATAATTCTAACCTCAATTTTCAGATTGGCTCAACGGATTGTGCGTGGGGATGTTCCAGAACCACTGTTGAACCGGAGGGTagtaaagtttttttttgtcttaatCCTTATTTGTTTTCACATTTTGCATATTAAAaaacacatttattttttattaagtatagTCCTCTCTTTTTGTTGGGATTTTAACATAGTTCTTAGGTGTCTCTCTGTTCcccatatatatttacacacaaTCATGTATAAGATCACTCTGCTTTGTTGATGGATACAATAGCTGCCCAACTGTCTTTTCTCAAGTGACAGTTGATTGGAAAGTTGGTTTTTAGCATTTGGGTTCATTTGTCATCATAGATTATGCAAGATCTAGGATAGTGAGATTTTATcaaatccaataaataaaagtttaacaACATTCATGTGAGAATAGGATTTTCTTTTCCATCAGAATGTATATTTGCCACTGGACTCTCCTTGGGTATGTTGGACTTTCCTCAAATCTTTGACCAAATGTTTAAATGCAAAAGGAATACATATACAATGTCCTTTATGAGATTTtagatccaattatgcatggaACAGATTTAAATTAAGCTTTTTGTGTGTGATTGGATATAACTGTGGATGTTGCTAGACTCCCTTTGATTAGTGGCATTGTTTACTGTACTTGAAGTTTAGattgctttctttctttcgaTGTGGTCAAATTTGGATTAAATTATGTGTTTTCATGTCCTGCAGCTAATCTCCCTAGATATGGGTTCATTAGTTGCTGGTGCCAAGTTTCGTGGAGACTTTGAGGAAAGGTTGAAAGCTGTTTTGAAGGAGGTCACTGCTTCAAATGGGCAGATTGTTTTATTCATTGATGAGATCCATACTGTTGTTGGTGCAGGTTTGTGcccttattatatatttttgttttgggactACAATCTTGCATACGAGCTGCCTTTGTTTGTTTGgttctgtttttttaatttatagtgTATGGTTCACTCCCTAGAGCATGAGCGATTTACAATATAAAATCCCTCTTTATAAAATTGTCATTTATATATCCAAGTGCCTCTCTTCCCATCTGCATGGATCTATACATGTTAGTATGGCGATAGGCTCAAGTTTACAGTATAATGCATTATGCATCCTCCCATCATATGTATATGGTAGCCTTGTTGATGATTTGTGTGTAGGTGCTACAAGTGGTGCAATGGATGCTGGGAACTTGTTGAAACCAATGCTTGGGCGAGGTGAGCTTCGGTGTATCGGAGCAACTACATTGACTGAGTACCGAAAATACATTGAGAAGGACCCCGCACTTGAACGTAGATTTCAACAAGTCTTCTGTGATCAACCATCTGTTGAAGACACAATATCCATTCTACGTGGGTTGCGTGAGCGTTATGAGCTGCACCATGGTGTTAAAATATCAGACAGTGCTCTTGTTGCAGCAGCAGTTCTTGCTGATCGATACATCACAGACCGTTTTTTGCCTGATAAAGGTAAATTGTAACTTAAATGCATTGACTTTAATGTCAGTTGGCAAAATAGCTTACATTTATCGTCTTTTAAATCTATTCACATACCAATAAAATGATTCATTCTCATTTAGAGTTCAAAACTCTCGTACTGAGATAGATcatatcacaaatatcatcCTTCCACATATGGATGGGGAGATGGCTTTTGTTTAGAAAAacctaggggtggcaatatgccacacgacccgttaacccaatacCAACACGAAcatgacacgataatagcgggttagggtttagccttaatgggttcgggtcaaaatgggttgacccattaagacacgattgcttaacgggttgataacgggttaacccgttttgacccgttatgacacgttaagaaagttaaaattacaattatacccttatatctaaaaataaaattgttagaatttcaatttcgatatttttattatttggattgtatttttggacttataattagttttataatttttataaatattgtaattttaacatttatataaaattatgctaaatttaatcaggttaaaaaggttaatttcaggcctattcaacctatttatataaatagtttaaaatgagttgtattgtgtcgtattaacctatttcgtaatatttttttaatttatttgtttacttataaaaaaacatatttcgtaatatttattaatgggtcaaaacgggttgacacgacccgttatgttaatgggtcgtgttagggtttgagattttgacacgataagcttaacgggtcgggttagggttgacctatatgatccgttaacacgatttgacacgacacgaacacgacccgttaacacgatttgacacccctagaaAAACCTTTTAGTCCTTTCccctttattctttcttttctatttagtgagaaaagaagaaatcttTCATAGTTTTATAAGTAATCCCTGCTGCAACATAGATTGTAACAGTGCCCTTTATGGGTGGATTTGAAAAGGCAGTGACATTTTCATGGCAAGTAACTTGTTTGCTTTATTATTAAGCTACAAAAAAAAGTGTGACAATCTAACAAAGGAGCAAAttcctattttttgttttgcatcataATATTCTTCGTTCTTGGTATTCCACTGGGAGatataattatgtttaaaaGGTTGTTCCCCCATATAAATTTACACacccacttataaaaaaatatatatatttaaacacccccacacacacacacaatatatataaatctatcgTTAAGTTTTCCATAGCCACCATTTGTGCTGAAcattttagttttgattttttcttttagccATTGATCTTGTTGACGAGGCTGCTGCAAAGCTGAAAATGGAAATCACTTCTAAGCCTACAGAGCTGGATGAGATAGACAGAGCTGTTATAAAGTTGGAGATGGAGAAGCTTTCATTGAAAAATGACACTGATAAAGCATCTAAAGAAAGGTTAAGCAAGCTAGAAAATGATTTGGCTTTgcttaaacaaaaacagaaagaaCTAACTGAACTGTGGGAACATGAAAAGGTTCTCATGACACGAATAAGATCAATTAAAGAAGAGGTACTTATGTACTTGGTACAGAATTCTTTGGCGATAACACCTTCATATCCCCCCTTTTAGATTGTCTATTTTAAAATGTCTGCAGATTGATAGAGTTAACCAAGAGGTGGAATCTGCTGAGCGTGAATATAACCTAAATCGTGCAGCTGAACTCAAGTATGGAACTCTAATGACCCTTCAACGCCAATTAGATGTGGCAGAGAAGGACCTTGCTGAATTCCGGAAGTCTGGACATTCTTTGCTTCGAGAAGAGGTCACTGATCTTGATATTGCTGAGATTGTTAGCAAATGGACCGGTATACCGGTATCAAATCTTCAACAATCAGAGAGAGACAAGCTAGTCAAGCTGGAAGAGGTTCTTCACAAGAGGGTGGTTGGTCAAGACATGGCAGTTAAAGCAGTTGCAGATGCCATCCGACGCTCAAGGGCAGGACTGTCCGACCCAAATAGACCCATAGCAAGTTTCATGTTCATGGGCCCTACTGGTGTGGGGAAAACAGAGCTTGCGAAAGCCTTAGCCAGTTACCTCTTTAACACAGAAAATGCTCTTGTCAGAATAGATATGAGTGAGTACATGGAGAAGCATGCAGTTTCGCGACTCGTTGGGGCTCCACCTGGTTATGTTGGTTATGAAGAAGGTGGGCAGCTAACTGAAGTGGTTCGTCGAAGGCCATATTCTGTAGTCCTCTTTGATGAAATAGAGAAAGCACATCACGATGTCTTCAACATTTTGTTACAATTGTTGGATGATGGAAGAATAACCGATTCTCAAGGAAGAACAGTTAGTTTCACGAATTCTGTTGTGATAATGACTTCGAACATTGGCTCCAATTATATACTTGAGACTCTTAGCACAAAGGATAGCAAGGAAGCAGTTTATGAGATAATGAAAAATCAAGTTATTGAATTGGCTAGACAAACCTTTCGCCCAGAATTTTTGAATCGAATTGATGAGTATATTGTGTTCCAGCCTCTGGActccaatgaaataaataagattgTCGAGATACAGGTGATTAATCTTTTCCCTATATTACTCATTTACGTAAGCATTCATGATATTTTCTTAGTGCTTATGCTTAATGCTGACTGTCTTTAAATGTCTCGAGTAAGCTACTGATGTATTAGTGCTTAGGGTTTCCCTTTTTGCCAGTAGAACTTGCACCAAATTCTAGGGAGATGGTCCCAAGATTTGGCCGTGGTCTTATTATGAAATAGTAGgaactaatttttttaccatCTAGAGGAAGCATGAGACCATATATGGCTACATTTAGGAATGTTTTCCATCTGTAATCTCATGCTCATTCCCTTGTAGGTTTTTCAAAAGAAggggagggggggagggggttCAGTCTCGAAGTAACTTGCCTTTTTATCACATCATTGAATGTATATAATTTAAGCTATGCTTGTTTGACCATATATGTTAACTTTTGCTTTCAATAGTTAACGCAGTATATGAAATACATTGTGAATTCATTCttgtcttaaaaatttaaattgttaaAAACACTGTCATTGCTATTTGCAGCTGAATCGGTTGAAGGAGAGGCTGAAGCAGAAGAAAATAGATCTTCATTACACGAAGGAAGCTCTTGAGCTTCTTGGGAAATTAGGCTTTGACCCAAACTTTGGAGCGAGGCCGGTAAAGAGGGTGATACAGAGGTTGGTGGAGAATGAAATAGCAATGGGCATCTTGAGAGGAGAGTTCAATGAAGACGACTCGGTGGTAGTTGATGCCGATCCATCAGACAAAGACATTCCTCCCCATAAAAGATTGCTCATAAAGAAATTGGACAGAGACTCTGTAATGGATGCCATGGTTGCTAATGACTGAGTTTGCATTTAGGAGTTCGTAAATTTTAGGGGCCAATTTTCATTTACAGGCAAAGGAAATGGGAGGTTTTGTTTGCCCGAGTGACTGATTAGCGATCTTATTATTATCTGCATAAATTAAATAGCTGAAACCAGGGTCTAAGACCCATTATTAATTTTGTGTTAGGTAGTGGTGTTGTCGTACGTGCCACTTGATTTTGCTTACGTGCTGTTCCTACCTAGCCAATCGTTCTCTAGTTATAACGTATTTGTGACGTAAGTTGTGAGTAAGATAAAACAGCAGTACACTGAAAGAAACCTTGTTTGCATTTCTattgaatattgcataaattcTCGACCTCACGCCTTAAGCAGACGATGATATAATTGGGCACAACAAAATTGAAAATGGACCACAACGGTAATTTTAAAAATGCGATATCCTTCAGATTTCTTGGGCGTAACGTAACTCTTCTTTAGGCTTTCAGAATTGCTACGTTCAGTCGTTGGTGGGAGTCGCCGTGCAATCGGCATCTTACGTGGAATGcatcaaagagaaataagaaaaaacggTAGCGTTTCACtactattttgttttattgcAAAAGAGTTCCCTCAGTTTGCAAACCAATCGACAGTTCCTGAGGatatctcttctctccctccctcAATTCGCAAAGACGCAAACACATGTAcagtttattttcatttctacAACTTCGCAGCCAAccttctcattctctctctttgaGCTTCAGTAAATGGAACAATACTAAGCAGTCCTGAATGCCGTAAAATTACCTAtcaaatttctttcttcttttaaagttttcctttcaccttcgtatttatttcttcttcaaaGGTTTTCCTTTCTTATGGCTCTTTCCTGTTACCTATGTCTCTTCATTTATGGATCTTCCATTTGAATATTCGAATGCGCtccatttttctccttttttgtcAAAAAGCTTCCTCATTTTTGCAGGTAAGGTGATTTGTTCctattgaattttattttggcttgagatttatttttcaatattttttctccaCAAAACCATTTGATtctcatagatttttttttttttaattcttcattttTGGCAATTCTTTTGGGGGTGTTTCCGATTCTCATCATTTTATAGCTATTTGGAggttctaattttttatttgatcttgAGCTCCGAATCACCATGGATCCTGAGAGGAAGAAGGTTCCGAAACTAGTGGTAGTCCCCTCTGTAGCTTGGGGTCTTGTAAAATTTGTTGTGCAGTCGgctaatattaaaaactaaaaataaaaatgaaaacgaaAACATATACGAAAATTGAAGAAAAGCAGATTGAAACCCATTTATGTGGTTTCCCGCTTCTGAAGGTGCGATAAGGTTTCAGATCTAAGGTCGCAAATGACTGCTTGCTTctgttttcttcattttggaGAGCCGGAACTTGTTTATTTGTCTTGGGGAGAGAGGTCTTTGTCTTCGAGGGAGAGCAATACTGAGAGTCTTGGCGACAGCAAAATGGAATCGTCTTTAAGGGAGAGAAACAGAGGGAGAGAAAAAAAGGGAGGGAGGAAAAGTGAAGGAGATAGAGTAGATCTGGAAAAATATCGAAAAGTAACTAAACTCGTTAAAACGGTGCGTTTTTATTTCCTCCACGTCAGACCCGTTTGCCCCGCGACTGCACGAGGCGACTGCAGCtagagtttttctttgaatattgatatctttttttttcttttttttattaaaaacgaAATTGCGATAATCTTAATATTAGTCTATctcataaaata
This genomic window from Carya illinoinensis cultivar Pawnee chromosome 7, C.illinoinensisPawnee_v1, whole genome shotgun sequence contains:
- the LOC122316021 gene encoding chaperone protein ClpB4, mitochondrial; protein product: MESRRASRLAISLLAAASKSARLPPSLPRAYALSASTCSFWYNSATALSRPSIFRRLSDSDVSSAKFLGDTFMRRQFHSSTPSSYSATSSSQANQSEFTEMAWEGIIGAVDAARLNKQQVVESEHLMKALLEQKDGLARRIFTKAGLDNTSVLQATDDFISKQPKVIGDTSGPIIGAHLSNLLDEARKHKKEMRDDFVSVEHLVLAFHSDKRFGKQLFINLQLSEKDLKDAVTAVRGSQRVTDQNPEGKYQALEKYGNDLTELARRGKLDPVIGRDDEIRRCIQILCRRTKNNPVIIGEPGVGKTAIAEGLAQRIVRGDVPEPLLNRRLISLDMGSLVAGAKFRGDFEERLKAVLKEVTASNGQIVLFIDEIHTVVGAGATSGAMDAGNLLKPMLGRGELRCIGATTLTEYRKYIEKDPALERRFQQVFCDQPSVEDTISILRGLRERYELHHGVKISDSALVAAAVLADRYITDRFLPDKAIDLVDEAAAKLKMEITSKPTELDEIDRAVIKLEMEKLSLKNDTDKASKERLSKLENDLALLKQKQKELTELWEHEKVLMTRIRSIKEEIDRVNQEVESAEREYNLNRAAELKYGTLMTLQRQLDVAEKDLAEFRKSGHSLLREEVTDLDIAEIVSKWTGIPVSNLQQSERDKLVKLEEVLHKRVVGQDMAVKAVADAIRRSRAGLSDPNRPIASFMFMGPTGVGKTELAKALASYLFNTENALVRIDMSEYMEKHAVSRLVGAPPGYVGYEEGGQLTEVVRRRPYSVVLFDEIEKAHHDVFNILLQLLDDGRITDSQGRTVSFTNSVVIMTSNIGSNYILETLSTKDSKEAVYEIMKNQVIELARQTFRPEFLNRIDEYIVFQPLDSNEINKIVEIQLNRLKERLKQKKIDLHYTKEALELLGKLGFDPNFGARPVKRVIQRLVENEIAMGILRGEFNEDDSVVVDADPSDKDIPPHKRLLIKKLDRDSVMDAMVAND